The Zingiber officinale cultivar Zhangliang chromosome 9A, Zo_v1.1, whole genome shotgun sequence genome window below encodes:
- the LOC122021660 gene encoding uncharacterized protein LOC122021660 produces MNSPATSKAAAMASALILLSQFLVLIPSAQGGVVCENLPQDLCAFAVSSESKRCVLESSQRGDGLTKYQCRTSEVEVEREMKDWIETDECVRACGVSRGAVGISSDALLEPDFAGKLCSAACYQNCPNIVDLYFNLATGEGVFLPELCEVQKENTRRVMAELLSSGAALGASSAPVPAPAP; encoded by the exons ATGAATTCTCCGGCGACTTCGAAGGCGGCGGCAATGGCTTCGGCCCTCATACTTCTCTCGCAGTTTCTCGTCCTCATCCCCTCCGCTCAAG GAGGCGTCGTATGCGAGAATCTGCCGCAAGATTTGTGTGCCTTCGCTGTCTCGTCGGAGTCGAAGCGGTGCGTGCTGGAGAGCAGCCAGCGGGGGGACGGACTGACGAAGTATCAGTGCCGGACatcggaggtggaggtggagcgGGAGATGAAGGACTGGATCGAGACGGACGAGTGCGTGCGGGCCTGCGGCGTCAGCCGTGGCGCCGTCGGGATTTCCTCCGACGCCCTCCTGGAGCCCGACTTCGCCGGCAAGCTCTGCTCCGCCGCCTGCTACCAGAACTGCCCCAACATCGTCGACCTCTACTTCAATCTCGCCACCGGCGAAG GTGTCTTCCTACCTGAGCTTTGCGAGGTGCAAAAGGAGAACACCCGGCGTGTCATGGCGGAGCTTCTCAGCTCCGGCGCAGCGCTGGGCGCTTCTTCTGCTCCTGTTCCTGCTCCTGCCCCGTAG